One Cellulomonas taurus genomic region harbors:
- a CDS encoding phosphoribosyltransferase has translation MTFAEAAAGQELPEDREILTWDDFGEAARQLAREVVASGFEPDVVIAVARGGLLPAGALSYALGLKACDALNVEFYTGVDARLTEPQVLPPFLDTDALVGRRVLVVDDVADTGETLALVQKIVAKHCEEARTVVLYSKPHSIVSPDFVWRRTAKWITFPWSALPPVTA, from the coding sequence ATGACGTTCGCCGAGGCCGCAGCCGGACAGGAACTCCCCGAGGATCGCGAGATCCTGACCTGGGACGACTTCGGTGAGGCGGCCCGCCAGCTCGCCCGTGAGGTGGTCGCGTCCGGGTTCGAGCCGGATGTGGTGATCGCGGTGGCCCGTGGCGGCCTGCTGCCGGCCGGGGCGCTGTCCTACGCGCTGGGCCTGAAGGCGTGCGACGCGCTCAACGTGGAGTTCTACACCGGGGTCGACGCGCGACTGACCGAGCCGCAGGTGCTGCCGCCGTTCCTGGACACCGACGCGTTGGTCGGCCGCCGGGTGCTGGTGGTCGACGACGTCGCTGACACCGGGGAGACCCTGGCCCTGGTGCAGAAGATCGTCGCGAAGCACTGCGAGGAGGCCCGCACCGTGGTGCTCTACAGCAAGCCGCACTCGATCGTGTCGCCGGACTTCGTGTGGCGGCGGACCGCGAAGTGGATCACCTTCCCGTGGTCGGCACTGCCCCCGGTCACCGCCTGA
- a CDS encoding HAD hydrolase-like protein, translating to MPLVLLDLDGTLTDSASGILGSIRATYAALGIPTPTEDVLRGFVGPPLTENLLGHGVPAERLDEAVAAYRASYATGMYDNAVYPGIPSALAALRDAGARLVVATSKPEPFAVRICAHLDLTRRVDAIAGASMDGRRGTKAEVVARALSMAGTAARGPRIMVGDRSHDVHGAGEHGIATVGAGWGYGAPGELLAAGAVAVVEEPGGLARAVLDQVA from the coding sequence ATGCCCCTCGTCCTCCTCGACCTCGACGGCACGCTGACCGACTCCGCCTCCGGCATCCTCGGCTCGATCCGGGCCACCTACGCGGCGCTGGGCATCCCGACCCCGACCGAGGACGTGCTGCGCGGCTTCGTCGGTCCCCCGCTGACCGAGAACCTGCTCGGCCACGGCGTCCCCGCCGAGCGACTGGACGAGGCGGTCGCCGCCTACCGGGCCTCCTACGCGACCGGGATGTACGACAACGCCGTCTACCCGGGCATCCCGTCGGCGCTGGCCGCGCTGCGCGACGCCGGGGCGCGGCTGGTGGTCGCCACCTCGAAGCCGGAACCGTTCGCGGTGCGGATCTGCGCGCACCTGGACCTGACCCGCCGGGTGGACGCGATCGCCGGGGCGTCGATGGACGGGCGGCGCGGCACGAAGGCCGAGGTGGTCGCCCGGGCGCTGTCGATGGCCGGGACGGCGGCACGCGGGCCACGGATCATGGTCGGCGACCGGTCGCACGACGTGCACGGGGCGGGCGAGCACGGGATCGCGACGGTGGGCGCCGGGTGGGGGTACGGGGCACCCGGGGAGCTGCTCGCAGCCGGTGCGGTCGCCGTGGTCGAAGAGCCGGGTGGGCTGGCGCGGGCGGTGCTGGACCAGGTGGCGTGA
- a CDS encoding dihydrofolate reductase family protein gives MARLIAAASASVDGFIAGPGGDMSWLTPYLTAEPNPLIDDLVTRTGAVLSGARSHFGDDPHRGDPEHEGLYAGTWQGPEVVLTHRRPSGTVRGDVTYLDDLDAAVDLARRSAGAGDVSVVGGQLTGTLLRAGLLDELVVQWVPVVLGGGTRLVAAGSTVRLELLATHATTARYRPA, from the coding sequence ATGGCCCGCCTCATCGCGGCCGCCTCGGCATCGGTGGACGGTTTCATCGCCGGGCCCGGCGGCGACATGTCCTGGCTCACCCCGTACCTCACCGCCGAACCGAACCCGCTGATCGACGACCTGGTGACGCGGACCGGGGCGGTGCTGTCCGGCGCCCGCAGCCACTTCGGCGACGACCCGCACCGCGGCGACCCCGAGCACGAGGGGCTGTACGCGGGCACCTGGCAGGGGCCGGAGGTCGTGCTGACCCACCGCCGTCCGTCCGGCACGGTGCGGGGCGATGTCACCTACCTGGACGATCTGGACGCGGCGGTCGATCTGGCGCGCCGGTCGGCGGGGGCCGGTGACGTGAGCGTGGTCGGCGGCCAGCTGACCGGCACCCTGCTGCGCGCCGGGCTGCTGGACGAGCTCGTCGTGCAGTGGGTGCCGGTGGTGCTGGGCGGTGGCACGCGGCTGGTGGCCGCCGGGTCGACGGTGCGACTGGAACTGCTCGCCACGCACGCGACCACCGCCCGCTACCGACCTGCCTAG